The Mustela erminea isolate mMusErm1 chromosome 6, mMusErm1.Pri, whole genome shotgun sequence genome includes a region encoding these proteins:
- the LOC116593548 gene encoding olfactory receptor 8S1-like translates to MVLGNYSTIMEFTLLGLSADAHMQVMLFVLFLDIYLLTTMGNLMMMGVIMTDYHLHTPMYFFLSHLSFVDLCLTSVTVPKMLENLLSQKKSVSVEGCLTQAFFVFFIAGTEVVVLSAMAYDRYIAICYPLLYGQLMSKQLCEGLVWVSWVLGFLDALINTLMAWNLDFCEAVLPHFSCEVPSLFSLSCSDISTNFTVLVCSAIIHASGTLLLIIFSYVHIASTILSISSTSGRSKAFSTCSSHLAAVSFFYGSAFLRYFMPTLSSPLELIFSIQYSVITPLVNPLVYSLKNKEIKVALKRMLQKGLQQLRKQRIGRG, encoded by the coding sequence ATGGTCTTAGGAAACTACAGCACCATCATGGAATTTACCCTCCTTGGATTGTCTGCTGACGCTCACATGCAGGTTATGCTCTTTGTGCTTTTCTTAGATATTTACCTCCTGACCACCATGGGGAACCTGATGATGATGGGGGTGATTATGACTGACTACCATCTCCACACCCCTATGTACTTTTTCTTAAGTCACCTCTCCTTCGTGGATCTTTGTTTAACTTCAGTCACTGTGCCCAAGATGCTGGAGAATCTCCTGTCTCAGAAGAAATCAGTATCAGTAGAAGGCTGCCTCACTCAggcattttttgtgtttttcattgcAGGAACTGAAGTTGTTGTGCTCTCTgccatggcctatgaccgctacaTTGCCATCTGCTACCCTCTGCTTTATGGACAGCTGATGAGTAAACAGTTGTGTGAGGGTCTAGTATGGGTCTCATGGGTACTGGGCTTTCTGGATGCTCTCATTAACACCCTCATGGCTTGGAATTTGGACTTCTGTGAGGCTGTCCTGCCTCACTTCAGCTGTGAAGTGCCATCTCTATTCTCTCTATCTTGCTCTGACATCTCCACCAACTTTACAGTCCTTGTGTGCTCTGCCATCATTCATGCCTCTGGAACCTTACTCCTGATCATCTTCTCCTATGTTCACATTGCCTCCACCATCCTGAGCATAAGCTCCACCTCAGGCAGAAGTaaggccttctccacctgctcctcccaccttgCTGCTGTGAGCTTCTTCTATGGATCTGCTTTTCTTCGCTATTTCATGCCAACCTTAAGTTCCCCACTGGAGTTAATTTTTTCCATACAGTATAGTGTGATCACTCCTCTCGTGAATCCCCTTGTCTACAGCTTgaagaacaaggaaataaaagtagcTCTGAAAAGAATGTTGCAAAAAGGTTTACAACAGCTCAGAAAACAGAGAATAGGTAGAGGATGA